TTATTGGTAAGATCAATGTTAGGCTGATAGTTCTTTGTAGCCATTGTTGGTTAAATGACATCACTGTGTGCTTTAACTACTTTCAGGCAGTTGAGGTGTTATGGACACCCCAGAATGAGAACGATACTCTCTCAGAACGAGAATTACTTGAAGATTACCCACTTTTGCGGCCATTGTAGATTGTGATGACATGCTTGCGTTCTTCTTCTGGCCTTCTACAGCTATGAACTGAAACTGTGTTGTCATCATCTTCAGGATTGAGATTGTCCTGCTACTACTCAATCTGCAAGGCAATTTTCAGCTCCAGACAATGTCAGTAATTACGTTGAATCGCTCACAAAGGTTTTACTATTAGATATTGATGAAATTAGTTGTAAAAATTACCAGTAGGATCTACTCTAAAGAGTGTATACAATATTATAGAGAATAATTCTATCACTGAAATCTGATATAGGTGCCCTTTCTGTTTAGAAATTGCTTTGCTTTTAAATTCTGTAAACTTTTCCACAATTGTTACGTGCAAgacaatataaaaatacattagTTAAAAACGAAGTTTGGCAAGTTGTGATCATAGAATAGAATAAAACTTCAACGTtcaatgtattattattattttggtatTGCTGTAGACTTAATCCATTATCTAGTTGGATGAATTATTAGTTTTTGATCTCACTTATAGCTGTTTTATAATGGATTTCACTCATGACCGACACACCTCCTCAATCATGATTGTGGAGACATTTATTGACGCATTGCCAACATCTCATAAAATAAGAGtttgttttataatatattatttttatactattatttgatttaaatcCATATGATTTTTCACGTAgttattaacttaaaaatattgtgAGTGTGGTGATGCTTTTCAATCGTGGATAAATTACATATCACTTTTCACATATCTTTTAAAGTGATTATTGAAAAGTAATAATCATTATGAATGTCaattattgaatgaaaaacaaCGCGTTGTGATTAAATTCAGTAAAATGAATAGCATCcacaaaatcataaataaaacatactaAAGAATAACACCAATGTCAATGAAAAGAAATcgtatatttgtttttcagtAATCTTTCATACTCTTtgatgatttttataattttctttttttgccaTGATCTCATGATTTTGACTAATATTATCAGTCAGTCAACGGCTTATTATGTTCTGCTTTGTGATAATTGAATGCGTTCCACTTGAGTTTTCCCGCATCATGAGAGGGAGTCAAAAGTTGCAGGGTCAAAGTAAATATGGAaagtataaaagaaataaggaaattatagtattttacaaattaatgtTAGAAACTTTTAAATCTTAATAGTTAAATCTTGagttgtgattttttatttcttaaaaagttTTAGTAGAGAAAATTTtcagagaaaaaatatttttaatgtaaatagtAAATTACTTACTCTATTCCTTTTCGAGTGGTgggattttttatatttatatttttatttatctattattttaaaaaaaatcaattataccCCTTTTTTCACCTGAATTGAAAATGTGTCTACACACGtataaacatataaacaaaTGCTAACtcgaatatatttattttagatttagaaaaaaaaagtgttttccGTATAAGTCAAAAAGCATATTGTTCCTAATCTTAACcccaaagaaaaatatttattattaatattttaactctTAAACTAATAGGGCAATCAATAAAGTAATATAactattaattgattttaaattttgtatgaaatattatttaattatgcaaATTAGTAATGATCAAGCTAATTTTCAAAAAAGTGAGATTTCAATAGAAAATTTCAACATGAATGAGGTTACTTGATAAAAATAACCCCTAATATTTAACATTGTATCTAATTGTATAAATGTTTACATGTGATGGGAACATTTATATAGCGAAGAGAGTGTTTTTAATCTCTATCAAATCCAAAAATTGGTTGAATTAGTGACGATGATACTATAAATATGATTAGTCTCTGATtagtaaatttgaaaacacgacaagacaaaaaaaaaacatatagtttTAGAGCAACAGTTATTTTacaagattttttattaataatatttttaatcaggATCTTGCaaatataaatttcttaaaattaaataccGCTATTTATAAAAACAACTCTCTATTTCAACGAAGTTATATTTACGAAATTCAcgtttattaataaaaaaactctCATTAGAAatattctaaataattaattggactatgaaaactattttttagtcatccatcctattttgaaagattttcaaattttttattagattttcaACATTAGTTATTTTAGTCCACAAATATATAATACTataaattctttttgttttctcttataTGATAATTGAacagtttaatttaaaataaaaacaaaacgtTACTACTCCATTTCCAAAACTATACTAGCTGTTTTAGTTTAATGCACACATCTATTAAGAAATCATGAACTATTACATTTGTAGAGTAAAATACCCCTATTTAGTATattagttttgtaaaatttactttttagtaGATATTGATAAGAGtacaattgaacaaaaaaatattataaatggtaTCTTGAACTAGTAAAATGCTATAATTTCGGGGGGAAACCTAAATTGCTAAAACAACACAGTTTTAAAACAGATAAAgttctataatttattttcgaTCATTAATCTAAGggcaattttaaaatatattacaattaattataaaaaaaattcaatgtttTTAACTAAACAAACTTTTTCAATAGGATGAATtagttacaaatattaataGCTATAATTAGGTTTTATTTACTATCTAAGTTTGCAGTATTCTTTGTATGGGTATGTATGCTAACTTCATTTCATTGGTGTTAAGTATCTATCTATCAAAGTAACATTTTCTTacgaaaaaaagaagaaaatgatccAAATAGAAAACctgaaaaacaattttttcggttcaattaattgttttacttttcaaagcagtgcataaagaaaaaaagttaatgtcAAAGAAAAAAGTTCAGAAACCATTTCATTAGCCAACCCCAGTGGGAACTCACACGCCAAATAGTATGAACAAACCAAactcgagaaaaaaaaaaagtaacaaataattGATTGCAATGTCATTTGTCAAATGTAGCTTTAGTCCCTTCAACTTCATCCACATGAAAAATCAATCACGTTTCTCACTTCAAATACCAGTTTTAAACAAATGTGTATATAACGCAAGGAAAATGAGAGTAATtacaagaaaacaaataatactCATTCAATTTATCCTCTTGTAATTTAGAAACCCCCATAAAATTGGTTGCAGCAATTGAACCTCTTTAAATTTGTATTGAAAGATATTGGGATATGATATATAAGCTCGATGTTTGGGAATGAACCAAATAAAGGGTAATTGACTAACAAATGGATAGTCACCAATTTGGGTTGAATTTCCACGCGCATTTAAGTTTAAGGGAGAATTTGACCCTGTTTTTGCACACTCAATTATTGTAGTCgcatatagaaaaataaaatacaagcaATTCTagtatttgttttcattaaaagacTTCACAAAATTGCATAGACTTGACCAATTGCTATTAAACTCAGTATCCCCTCACCCAAAAAATCTGACATATTCTAAATATACGACACTGTAATGCATATCGACAAGTTTGTGTAAGAAAATGTTTTTGTATCTTTGTGGGGAAATTGAAATTCCAAGAAAAAAGTGGGGGTGTTGCCATCATATAGCCTCTAGAATTGTATATGTACATAATGCACAAAAGAATTCAAGGATTgtgtcataaaattttatatatccaCAGCATCAACGGGAAGGGAAACTGTTCTGTATGGAGTGTCTCGAAGTGACCCTGTGTAAAAACTCTTAGCAGTAGCCATAATACCTTCTTTGTGAGAACACATCACCTCACAATTTTTTAGACTTTGCATGTCCAAATTGGAGTGGCTCTTTTGGATTAGAGAACGGTAACTGGAATCATAATCCCAGAAATTACACAAGGGTTTCAAGTGAATCCCATTTTTCACTCCATTTAATGTTTCTGTCAATGGTACCACAATGCCTTGTTCTGTTTTGTGGACTTTGTTCCTAGAATGTGAAGAAGATTTGGCTGCTGCACCAAAACTTTTATCCCTGAGATCCCTTGACTCCATTTGGTGTTTTGCTTTGAGCCATCTAAGTTCTTGTTGAACCTCTTTCTCATATTCACTCCCTGAGCCAGGACATAACAAACTGATAGCAGACAAATAATTCCCAGATAAACTTCGTGGAGGGTTTCCTGGATCATGTGCAAACTTGTTTCCCAAAACACCCTTTCCTTTGTCTTCTGCTAATACTGATTTATCTAACTGTTCATATTGCTCATCAGAATGGCTTTGATCAGACTCTACTGAACTCAGTTCACAACTTTCTTGATGATTCCATAGCTCCTGATACTGCTGGCACTCCAGTCGGTTCGATTCGATAGGCGTGACTGTATCCCCTCTAACATGATTGTCATACTCAGATGGGAAGGTTATCTCCTCGAACCGGCCATGCATCGAAGTACATCCATGCCTACAGCATTGAGGAAACTGAGAGTTCTTTCCAACTTGATTATGTGAATGAGAATCCATAATATTCCCACCAGAAGTATCATCAGACACACAATTGTTACAAAAGAAATTGTTTACAAAATGGTTAGTTTCTTCAATTCCTGGTCCTGGCTTCCATTCAGGTACCAAGGAAGCAATTTCCCCATCTATCATATCAGCTATGCTGGTAACATCCTGATCAGTGATGTCAAGTTCTGCTACCATTTCAGTTGCTACACTCAATGCTGTGTCCATCTCTATGTCAAATGGGAAATAAATATTTCGAATATGTCCTGCCATATAAATAAGTCAAATCATCAAACTTAAATTCCATCCTGAAATATACAAGTTATGGGGTGAAGTACCAGAACAATAAAGGCAACATTCCAACCTTCTTTGTCTGCAATTCTTAGTCTCAAGAAAATTCCACCATCATCTTTCTTCTTTCCCTTGATGCTTATGTCAACATCTTCTTCGGAggcttcatcatcatcatggcACTTGAAAAGTTCAATTCCATTGGGTTCAATCTCAGCTGGATGAGAAATCCAGTCTCCTTCATATTCAAAGTAATTTGAGTGTTCAGTACTCATGTTGCTATAGCTCCGGTGAAGATTAAGATATGGCTGATGGATAAGAGAACCCTTGCCATCAAATGTTCCACTCTCCACAGGTCCCAAATCATACTCATAATCATCAATCTGAAGAAAAGGATCATCTAGAAGCTCCCTTGCAGAGAGCCTTAGGGACACTGTTGCCACACATTTCTCAACAAATTCACGCACTTCTGGATCCTTCACCTTATACAAGGCTTCTGGTTTCTTCCCCTGGAAATGTAAAATGCTGTTTATAGCTTGCCACTCCTGAAAAAATCGCTTAtttaaagagagagaaagagagaaagcaATCTTACAGAAATAACTTTCTTGTAGATTTGCGCTGGATGATTACATTCACTATAAGGATATTCAAATGTAACCATTTCTAACACACACATCCCAAAGGAATATATGTCCACTAATTCGTTATAGGATTCTTCATAAACTTCTGGTGCCATGAATTCAGGCGTTCCTGTGGAAATACATAAGTGACAGATAAAACTCTAATTAGAATTGCTGATCCTAAATCATCCCCTAACTATCTTAACAACACAAGCCAAAAATCACACGGTTTTATATGTTACTGCCATTTTTCAAAAGGTAGCATCCATGAACTGAACTAATCGCAAGTGGAGTTAGAATTGGTCAGGTTTTTCTTGTTAGGTTCTTATGTGACATGAAATAGACATACCTACACAATGAGCAGCATGAGACTTGCGCAGAATTGCTGCCAACCCAAGATCCCCAATCTTAACTTCCCCTTGGTTTCCATTGACAAAAATATTATCACATTTTAGATCTCTATGGATCACAGGTGGATCATGGCTATGAAGATAGTGAAGCCCTCTCAGGATCTGTCTACACCAATGCTTCACAGCCCTAATGTTAACTCTTTTGTGCTTTTGTCTATACCTattgtgatgattaaaataaataaaagaataaaatacaaGTTCTCAAAAAGCACAAAAAAAGGTTAAGGATCATATACACATGTAATGTagagaaatttgaaaatagaagGAACTCACTGCCTAAGGGTGCCAGAAGTGAACATTTCAGTCACAAAGTTGATATTCCTATTAGCAGTATCCACCCAAGACGTGTAAAACTTCATTATGTTTTTGTGCTTCAGCGTCTTGAGAAGATGAATTTCACAGTAAAGCCTCTCGAGATCTTCGGGGCTCTGCAGAAAATCATACAACTTGACTTGGTTCCAAGCAACTTCAATCCCTTGATACTCATCAAATGCTCTATATCTGAATCAATcgaaaatcaaaattaatgaacaaaatttcaaatgCCCAGTTCAACAAAGCCAGAGAAAATTCAAAGAGGATCCTTGGACCAAACCAAACAACAACCAAAAATTTGGGAATTTGCGAAAGATGAGAAATGGGAGCAAAAGGGTTTGTCGGAAATATTCATACACTGTCTTTGAAGCTCCTTTGCCGAGGATTTCATTGTACTGCAACCAAAGAAAAAAGCGTGATGAAAAAGAGAAGGGAtaataagagaagaaaaaacagaaagaagagaagaaagagagtATAGTTACTCTGCCGTATCTGCCAGTAGGATCAACTTCGGCGAACTCCGAAGAGGCAGAGGAATCTGTTTGAAGTTCGTtcatttcttattctttatgattttctctaatttctttctctcttatcATCACATTTCTTCCCCTTCTTCCACACCACACCAGAGACTCAACAAAATTTTTCACCACTTTATCTCTCTACCAACCTATAATAACACTAACATATTTATTCACTTTAACATggattttcttt
This portion of the Vigna unguiculata cultivar IT97K-499-35 chromosome 6, ASM411807v1, whole genome shotgun sequence genome encodes:
- the LOC114188671 gene encoding probable serine/threonine-protein kinase WNK9 gives rise to the protein MNELQTDSSASSEFAEVDPTGRYGRYNEILGKGASKTVYRAFDEYQGIEVAWNQVKLYDFLQSPEDLERLYCEIHLLKTLKHKNIMKFYTSWVDTANRNINFVTEMFTSGTLRQYRQKHKRVNIRAVKHWCRQILRGLHYLHSHDPPVIHRDLKCDNIFVNGNQGEVKIGDLGLAAILRKSHAAHCVGTPEFMAPEVYEESYNELVDIYSFGMCVLEMVTFEYPYSECNHPAQIYKKVISGKKPEALYKVKDPEVREFVEKCVATVSLRLSARELLDDPFLQIDDYEYDLGPVESGTFDGKGSLIHQPYLNLHRSYSNMSTEHSNYFEYEGDWISHPAEIEPNGIELFKCHDDDEASEEDVDISIKGKKKDDGGIFLRLRIADKEGHIRNIYFPFDIEMDTALSVATEMVAELDITDQDVTSIADMIDGEIASLVPEWKPGPGIEETNHFVNNFFCNNCVSDDTSGGNIMDSHSHNQVGKNSQFPQCCRHGCTSMHGRFEEITFPSEYDNHVRGDTVTPIESNRLECQQYQELWNHQESCELSSVESDQSHSDEQYEQLDKSVLAEDKGKGVLGNKFAHDPGNPPRSLSGNYLSAISLLCPGSGSEYEKEVQQELRWLKAKHQMESRDLRDKSFGAAAKSSSHSRNKVHKTEQGIVVPLTETLNGVKNGIHLKPLCNFWDYDSSYRSLIQKSHSNLDMQSLKNCEVMCSHKEGIMATAKSFYTGSLRDTPYRTVSLPVDAVDI